A genomic window from Corticium candelabrum chromosome 8, ooCorCand1.1, whole genome shotgun sequence includes:
- the LOC134183360 gene encoding uncharacterized protein LOC134183360, with protein MRRTGIYATSYMWNVLLLRWSEFASPLSMRQEVIFTLHSSHQRVTKCRDRARQAVWWPGIGQNIKQLVSSCPTCCKDRKNPMEPLLPTPFPTYRCHKVATDLFEWKGNDYLLVIDYFIPDMYQDSAAHEYDTSCNYQSFEINVFPARTARRILLRQWSSEAFASFASAYKFRHTSSSTRFPQANVEAERAVATVKAFLRKCQDSYMALLSYRPSPLSNGYSPAELPMASKIRTNVPMVEKELIPKQPNVISLADWERKRKEKMKQWFDRHHKARELPQLSPGTGVWIPDQKQFGSVISSSSNRSYLVKNAYTYHTRNRRSLNPILFARL; from the coding sequence ATGAGACGTACTGGAATCTACGCGACGAGTTATATGTGGAACGTGTTACTACTGAGATGGTCGGAATTTGCTAGTCCTTTGTCTATGCGACAAGAGGTAATATTCACACTGCATTCAAGTCACCAGAGAGTCACAAAATGCCGTGATCGAGCCCGCCAAGCAGTATGGTGGCCTGGGATAGGACAAAATATCAAACAACTGGTCTCCTCTTGTCCAACCTGCTGCAAAGATCGGAAAAATCCCATGGAGCCACTTCTACCCACACCCTTTCCAACCTACCGTTGTCACAAAGTCGCTACCGACTTGTTTGAATGGAAAGGAAATGACTATCTCCTGGTTATCGACTATTTTATTCCAGATATGTATCAAGACAGCGCTGCTCACGAGTACGACACCTCGTGCAATTATCAATCATTTGAAATCAATGTTTTCCCGGCAAGGACTGCCAGAAGAATTCTTCTCCGACAATGGTCATCTGAGGCCTTCGCATCATTTGCGAGCGCATACAAATTCAGGCATACATCATCCAGTACGCGCTTCCCGCAGGCAAACGTAGAAGCTGAGAGAGCAGTTGCAACAGTTAAAGCTTTTCTTAGGAAGTGTCAGGACTCTTACATGGCTTTACTGTCGTACCGACCTAGTCCACTTTCAAACGGATATAGCCCAGCAGAATTGCCGATGGCCAGCAAGATTCGAACAAACGTTCCTATGGTTGAGAAAGAGCTAATACCCAAACAACCAAACGTAATATCACTGGCAGATTGGGAACGAAAGAGGAAAGAGAAAATGAAACAATGGTTTGACCGACACCACAAGGCTAGAGAGTTACCTCAGTTGTCTCCAGGTACAGGAGTATGGATTCCTGACCAGAAGCAATTTGGATCAGTAATCTCGAGCTCAAGCAATCGATCGTACTTGGTAAAAAACGCCTACACGTACCATACACGCAACCGACGAAGTCTAAATCCAATCCTTTTTGCGCGACTCTGA